AAAATGCTGGCGCACCCTCTCACCAAAGGCCTTGACCAGCGTGTTGTAGCCGTCAATCAGCAACCCACCCTGCGCCAACCAGGCTTGCAACCCTCCCTGCAGCGACCATAGCTGCGTGCAGCCCAGCTCCCGCAAAAGATCTACCGCACGCTGCACCTGTTCTTCGGCAGCATCCACATCGGCACTGCACAGCACAATCCGCACATCGCGTCTTGGCAACAGAGCAGGGGCCTGCTGCGCCAGCTGGGACAAGGGCAGATGGCGTGCAGCCACGATGTGGGAGCAGGCATAGTGCCGAGCCTCGGACACATCAAGCAAGGCCAATTCCTGGCCATCCTGCAGCCAGACACGCAGATCATCGGGGCTCAGCAAAGCAGGGGTCCTCATGTTTGACTCCCGGCTCAGTTCGGCTGTATGCCTGCTTGCCTGACCACAGCCAGCCACTTCTTCGACTCGCTCTTGATAAAGCGGCCCAACTCCTGCGGTGTGCTGCCCACGGTGAAAGCACCGATATCGTCATAGCGCTTCTTGAAACCGGGCGATTGCACAATCTCATGCAACTCCTTGGAAACACGCTGCACAATGTCCGGCGGCGTTCCTGAACGTGCAACGACGGCGTACCAGGAGGTCACTTCAAAGTTGGGGACCCCAGCCTCCGCGGTCGTGGGTACATCCGGCAGCCAGGGCGCCCTTGTTCTGTAGGCTACTGCCAGCGGCCTGAGCTTGCCGCTTTGTATGTAGGGGATGGCCGTGACCACTTCGTTGAAGATGAACTGGGTCTGCCCCCCCATCAAATCGTTGAGAGCAGGTGCCGACCCCTGGTAGGGGATGGCGGTGAAGTTGGCGCCTGTCAACGCCTGCAGAGACTCCCCGGCCAGATGCGAGAAGGCGCCGATGCTGGTGCCGTAATTCACCTGGCCAGGGTGCTTGCGGGAATAGGCAATAAGCTCCTGCACATTTTTGACCGGCAGACTGGGATTGACCAGCAACACCTGCGGCGTCTGCACCAGCAGGGACACGGGGGTGAAGTCCTTGTCCAGGCTATAGCTCAGTTGTTTGAATAGGGCCGGCTGCACCGTGAGGTTGGAGGACGGAGCCAGCAGCAGCGTATAGCCATCTGCCGGCTGACGAGCCACCCATTCGAAACCGATGTTTCCAGCCGCCCCGATACGGTTCTCCACCACCACCGTCTGATTGAACCGACGCCCCAGCTCCTCTCCCACTTCACGGGCAATCTTGTCGGCAATGCCACCCGCCGGATAGGGCACAACCAGTCGGATGGACTTGCTGGGATAGGCCTCCTTGGCCTGCGTGTTCGGGATATGCATCGCCAGGATGGCCGTCATGGACAGCGCCAGAGATGATGCATGGCGGCGCGAGAAAGGAGCGAAAGGGAAAAGCATGACGTGCGGGCCGCAAGAGCGTTGAAAGGAAATGCGGCATTGCAGCGCGTTTCACGCCAGGAGAGAACAACGTTTTTCAAGCAAGCAAATGCGGATTTCGCATTTGGCATTTCTACCCAGGCCCCCCACCATGCAAACCGGCCCTATCAGCCTCGTCCGAGGTCTCTGCGTTTTCTCATCTTTCAATGTCCTCCACCTCTTCGGCTGCATATACAGCCCCGCAAACTGCAAAGCCTGCTTCA
This region of Comamonas thiooxydans genomic DNA includes:
- a CDS encoding tripartite tricarboxylate transporter substrate binding protein — translated: MLFPFAPFSRRHASSLALSMTAILAMHIPNTQAKEAYPSKSIRLVVPYPAGGIADKIAREVGEELGRRFNQTVVVENRIGAAGNIGFEWVARQPADGYTLLLAPSSNLTVQPALFKQLSYSLDKDFTPVSLLVQTPQVLLVNPSLPVKNVQELIAYSRKHPGQVNYGTSIGAFSHLAGESLQALTGANFTAIPYQGSAPALNDLMGGQTQFIFNEVVTAIPYIQSGKLRPLAVAYRTRAPWLPDVPTTAEAGVPNFEVTSWYAVVARSGTPPDIVQRVSKELHEIVQSPGFKKRYDDIGAFTVGSTPQELGRFIKSESKKWLAVVRQAGIQPN